In the genome of Nocardia sp. NBC_00416, one region contains:
- a CDS encoding Mur ligase family protein, whose translation MAEISVRGRIALGVAGAAAWASRKAGRGNGSMIGGLLALKVDPQIMKQLGRGRRTVLITGTNGKSTTTRMTTAALSTLGEVATQADGANMDAGIVSALNVHRDARLAAIEVDELHLPHVTDALKPEAVVLLNLSRDQLDRVGEINMIERRLRSGLARHPDTVVIANCDDVLVTSIAYDHPNVVWVAAGSGWAMDATSCPRSGEPILWEGARWYSTGVDFARPQPDWWLDGDKLCGPDGVRLPLRLALPGRANRGNAAQAVAAAVAMGADTEQACAATGTVQEIAGRYRTVQVGEHAARLLLAKNPAGWQEALSMIDHAAAGLVIAVNGQVPDGEDLSWLWDVRFEHFEDVHVVAAGERATDLAVRLTYAGVEHTTVADPVDAIASCPAGQVEVLANYTAFRDLNRDLQERAK comes from the coding sequence GTGGCAGAGATATCGGTGCGGGGGCGAATAGCCCTCGGGGTGGCCGGCGCGGCAGCGTGGGCCTCCCGTAAGGCGGGCCGTGGCAACGGGTCGATGATCGGCGGACTGCTCGCGCTGAAGGTCGACCCGCAGATCATGAAGCAACTGGGTCGCGGGCGGCGGACCGTGCTGATCACCGGCACCAACGGCAAATCCACCACCACCCGCATGACCACCGCCGCGCTGAGCACCCTGGGCGAGGTCGCGACCCAGGCCGACGGCGCGAACATGGACGCGGGAATCGTCTCCGCGCTGAACGTGCACCGGGACGCCCGGCTGGCGGCGATCGAGGTGGACGAACTCCATCTGCCGCATGTCACCGACGCGTTGAAACCCGAGGCCGTCGTGTTGCTGAACCTCAGCCGCGATCAGCTGGACCGAGTCGGTGAAATCAATATGATCGAGCGGCGGCTGCGCTCGGGCCTGGCCCGGCATCCCGATACCGTCGTCATCGCCAACTGCGACGATGTGCTGGTCACCTCCATCGCCTACGACCATCCGAACGTGGTGTGGGTCGCGGCCGGCAGCGGCTGGGCGATGGACGCCACCAGCTGCCCGCGCAGCGGCGAGCCGATCCTCTGGGAAGGCGCGCGCTGGTACAGCACCGGTGTCGATTTCGCCCGGCCGCAACCGGATTGGTGGCTCGACGGCGATAAACTCTGCGGTCCCGACGGAGTGCGCCTGCCGCTGCGGCTGGCGCTGCCCGGACGGGCGAACCGGGGCAACGCCGCGCAGGCGGTGGCCGCCGCGGTCGCGATGGGCGCCGATACGGAGCAGGCCTGCGCCGCCACCGGGACCGTGCAGGAGATCGCGGGCCGATACCGCACCGTGCAGGTCGGCGAACACGCCGCCCGGCTGCTGCTGGCCAAGAACCCGGCCGGCTGGCAGGAGGCGCTGTCCATGATCGACCACGCCGCGGCCGGCCTGGTCATCGCGGTGAACGGGCAGGTACCCGACGGCGAGGACCTGTCCTGGCTGTGGGACGTACGGTTCGAACACTTCGAGGACGTGCACGTCGTCGCGGCCGGCGAGCGCGCCACCGACCTCGCGGTGCGCCTGACCTACGCCGGAGTCGAGCACACCACCGTGGCGGACCCGGTGGACGCCATCGCGTCCTGCCCGGCCGGGCAGGTCGAGGTGCTGGCCAACTACACCGCGTTCCGCGATCTGAACCGTGACCTCCAGGAGCGGGCCAAATGA
- a CDS encoding type 1 glutamine amidotransferase, whose protein sequence is MSESTVRIGLVLPDVMGTYGDGGNALVLRQRLRLREIDAEIVEITLPDPVPDSLDIYALGGAEDSAQRLATRHLLRFPGLQTAAGRGAPVLAICAAIQVLGRWYETSSGERVEGVGLLDATTSPQQSRAIGEVTTKPVLPGLTAPLTGFENHRGGTTLGPEATGLARVTRGVGNGVGDGLEGVVQGSVLGTYMHGPALARNPELADYLLCRALGVDSLPPLELPEVDQLRRERLRA, encoded by the coding sequence ATGAGTGAATCGACGGTCCGGATCGGGCTGGTCCTACCCGATGTGATGGGCACCTACGGCGACGGCGGCAATGCGCTGGTCCTGCGGCAGCGGCTGCGGCTGCGCGAGATCGACGCCGAGATCGTGGAGATCACCCTGCCCGATCCCGTACCGGACTCGCTGGACATCTACGCCCTCGGCGGCGCGGAGGATTCGGCCCAGCGACTGGCCACCCGGCACCTGCTGCGTTTCCCGGGCCTGCAGACCGCCGCCGGGCGGGGCGCACCGGTACTGGCGATCTGCGCGGCGATCCAAGTCCTCGGCCGGTGGTACGAGACCTCGAGCGGCGAACGCGTGGAAGGGGTCGGACTACTCGACGCCACCACCTCCCCGCAACAGTCACGAGCGATCGGCGAAGTGACGACCAAACCCGTCCTCCCCGGACTGACCGCACCGCTCACCGGTTTCGAGAACCATCGCGGCGGCACCACCCTGGGCCCGGAGGCCACCGGACTGGCCCGGGTGACCCGCGGCGTCGGCAACGGTGTGGGCGACGGACTGGAAGGCGTGGTGCAGGGATCGGTCCTGGGCACCTACATGCACGGTCCCGCTCTGGCCCGCAATCCCGAGCTCGCCGACTACCTGCTGTGCCGGGCACTCGGTGTCGACTCGCTGCCGCCGCTCGAACTCCCCGAAGTGGACCAACTCCGCCGCGAACGCCTCCGCGCCTGA